In a single window of the Pseudomonas entomophila genome:
- the aroQ gene encoding type II 3-dehydroquinate dehydratase — protein sequence MATLLVLHGPNLNLLGTREPGHYGAATLAQINQDLEQRARAAGHHLQYLQSNAEYELIDRIHAARNEGVDFILINPAAFTHTSVALRDALLAVSIPFIEVHLSNVHKREPFRHHSYFSDVAVGVICGLGATGYRLALESALEHLAMNAQP from the coding sequence ATGGCAACCCTACTGGTGCTGCACGGCCCCAACCTGAACCTGCTCGGGACCCGCGAACCGGGTCATTACGGCGCTGCCACGCTAGCGCAGATCAATCAGGACCTGGAGCAGCGCGCCCGCGCCGCCGGCCATCATCTGCAATACCTGCAGAGCAATGCCGAGTACGAATTGATCGACCGTATCCATGCCGCGCGCAACGAAGGCGTGGACTTCATCCTGATCAATCCGGCCGCTTTCACCCACACCAGCGTCGCATTACGTGACGCATTGCTTGCGGTGAGCATCCCATTCATCGAAGTGCACCTCTCCAACGTGCACAAGCGTGAACCGTTCCGTCACCACTCCTACTTCTCCGATGTCGCCGTGGGAGTGATCTGCGGCCTCGGCGCCACCGGTTACCGGTTGGCCCTGGAGTCGGCGCTGGAACACCTGGCTATGAACGCACAGCCCTGA
- the accB gene encoding acetyl-CoA carboxylase biotin carboxyl carrier protein, with protein sequence MDIRKVKKLIELLEESGIDELEIKEGEESVRISRHSKTPAGAQYFAAPAPMAAPVAAAAPVAAAAPAAEAAAAAPALKGTVIRSPMVGTFYRKPSPTSPNYAEVGQAVKKGDTLCIVEAMKMMNHIEAEIGGVIDAILVEDGQPVEFDQPLFTIV encoded by the coding sequence ATGGATATCCGTAAAGTCAAGAAGCTGATCGAACTGCTGGAAGAGTCTGGCATCGACGAACTGGAGATCAAGGAAGGCGAAGAGTCCGTTCGCATCAGCCGTCACAGCAAGACCCCGGCCGGCGCCCAGTACTTCGCCGCCCCGGCGCCGATGGCCGCTCCGGTCGCCGCCGCAGCCCCGGTTGCCGCTGCCGCTCCGGCCGCTGAAGCCGCTGCCGCCGCGCCAGCCCTGAAAGGCACCGTGATCCGCTCGCCTATGGTCGGCACCTTCTACCGCAAGCCTTCGCCAACTTCGCCGAACTATGCTGAAGTCGGCCAGGCCGTGAAGAAAGGCGACACCCTGTGCATCGTCGAAGCCATGAAGATGATGAACCACATCGAAGCCGAGATCGGCGGTGTGATCGACGCCATCCTGGTGGAAGACGGCCAGCCGGTTGAGTTCGACCAGCCGCTGTTCACCATCGTTTGA
- the accC gene encoding acetyl-CoA carboxylase biotin carboxylase subunit, with protein MSGKLEKVLIANRGEIALRILRACKELGIKTVAVHSTADRELMHLGLADESVCIGPASSKESYLHIPAIIAAAEVTGATAIHPGYGFLAENADFAEQVEKSGFAFIGPKADTIRLMGDKVSAKDAMIKSGVPTVPGSDGPLPEDEEVALAIARDVGYPVIIKAAGGGGGRGMRVVHKEEDLIESAKLTRTEAGAAFGNPMVYLEKFLTNPRHVEVQVLSDGQGNAVHLGDRDCSLQRRHQKVLEEAPAPGIDEKARQEVFKRCVDACIEIGYRGAGTFEFLYENGRFYFIEMNTRVQVEHPVSEMVTGIDIVKEMLSIAAGNKLSFRQEDVVIRGHSLECRINAEDPKKFIPSPGKVKHFHAPGGNGVRVDSHLYSGYSVPPNYDSLIGKLITYGKDRDEAMARMRNALDEIVVDGIKTNIPLHRDLVRDEGFCKGGVNIHYLEHKLANQE; from the coding sequence ATGTCTGGGAAGCTTGAAAAAGTCCTGATCGCCAACCGCGGGGAAATTGCCCTGCGGATCCTGCGTGCCTGCAAAGAGCTGGGCATCAAGACCGTCGCCGTGCACTCCACGGCCGACCGTGAACTGATGCACCTGGGCCTGGCGGACGAGTCGGTCTGCATCGGCCCGGCATCGTCCAAGGAGTCGTACCTGCACATCCCGGCGATCATCGCCGCCGCCGAAGTGACAGGCGCCACCGCCATCCACCCGGGCTACGGCTTCCTCGCGGAAAACGCCGACTTCGCCGAGCAGGTGGAAAAATCCGGCTTCGCCTTCATCGGCCCGAAAGCCGACACCATTCGCCTGATGGGCGACAAGGTTTCGGCCAAGGACGCAATGATCAAGTCGGGCGTGCCGACCGTGCCAGGCTCCGACGGCCCGCTGCCGGAAGACGAAGAGGTTGCCCTGGCAATCGCTCGTGACGTCGGCTACCCGGTGATCATCAAGGCCGCCGGTGGCGGTGGTGGTCGCGGCATGCGCGTGGTGCACAAGGAAGAAGACCTGATCGAGTCAGCCAAGCTGACCCGCACCGAAGCCGGTGCCGCGTTCGGCAACCCGATGGTGTATCTGGAAAAGTTCCTGACCAACCCACGCCACGTGGAAGTGCAGGTACTGTCCGACGGCCAGGGCAACGCCGTGCATCTGGGCGACCGTGACTGCTCGCTGCAGCGCCGTCACCAGAAGGTACTGGAAGAAGCCCCGGCCCCGGGCATCGACGAGAAGGCCCGCCAGGAAGTCTTCAAGCGTTGCGTCGACGCGTGCATCGAGATCGGCTACCGCGGTGCCGGTACCTTCGAGTTCCTGTACGAGAACGGCCGCTTCTACTTCATCGAGATGAACACCCGCGTCCAGGTCGAGCATCCGGTCTCGGAAATGGTCACCGGCATCGACATCGTCAAGGAGATGCTCAGCATCGCCGCTGGCAACAAGCTGTCGTTCCGCCAGGAAGACGTGGTCATCCGTGGCCACTCGCTGGAGTGCCGGATCAACGCCGAAGACCCGAAGAAGTTCATCCCGAGCCCAGGCAAGGTGAAGCACTTCCACGCCCCGGGCGGCAACGGCGTTCGCGTCGATTCGCACCTGTACAGCGGCTACTCGGTTCCGCCGAACTACGATTCGTTGATCGGCAAGCTGATCACCTACGGCAAGGACCGCGACGAAGCCATGGCGCGCATGCGCAATGCCCTGGACGAGATCGTCGTCGATGGCATCAAGACCAACATCCCGCTGCACCGCGACCTGGTGCGTGATGAAGGTTTCTGCAAAGGCGGCGTCAACATCCACTACCTCGAGCACAAACTGGCCAACCAGGAGTGA
- the prmA gene encoding 50S ribosomal protein L11 methyltransferase, with protein sequence MPWLQVRLAISPEQAETYEDALLEVGAVSVTFMDAEDQPIFEPDLNTTPLWSHTHLLALFEADTNPEQVFAHLRLLTGGDLPEHQAEVIEDQDWERSWMDNFQPMRFGQRLWIVPSWHEAPEQDAVNLLLDPGLAFGTGTHPTTALCLEWLDGQQLDGTQVLDFGCGSGILAIAALLLGAREAVGTDIDVQALEASRDNAQRNGIADNLFALYLPEQMPAMQADVLVANILAGPLVSLAPQLSGLVRPGGLLALSGILAEQGEEVAAAYAADFELDPIVVRDGWVRISGRRR encoded by the coding sequence ATGCCCTGGCTGCAAGTACGCCTGGCCATCAGCCCGGAACAAGCCGAAACCTACGAAGACGCCCTGCTGGAAGTGGGTGCCGTCTCGGTGACGTTCATGGACGCCGAAGACCAGCCGATTTTCGAACCCGACCTCAACACCACCCCGCTGTGGTCGCACACGCACCTGCTGGCGCTGTTCGAAGCCGACACCAACCCCGAGCAGGTGTTCGCCCACCTGCGCCTGCTCACCGGCGGCGACCTGCCCGAGCACCAGGCCGAAGTGATCGAGGACCAGGACTGGGAGCGCAGCTGGATGGACAACTTCCAGCCCATGCGTTTCGGCCAGCGCCTGTGGATCGTCCCCAGCTGGCACGAAGCACCGGAGCAAGACGCGGTCAACCTGCTGCTCGACCCGGGCCTGGCCTTCGGCACTGGCACCCACCCGACCACCGCGCTGTGCCTGGAATGGCTCGATGGCCAGCAGCTCGACGGCACGCAAGTGCTGGACTTCGGCTGCGGCTCGGGCATCCTCGCCATTGCCGCGCTGCTACTGGGTGCCCGTGAAGCGGTTGGCACCGACATCGACGTGCAGGCCCTGGAGGCTTCCCGCGACAACGCCCAGCGCAACGGTATCGCCGACAATCTGTTCGCCCTGTACCTGCCCGAGCAGATGCCGGCCATGCAAGCCGACGTGTTGGTCGCTAACATCCTGGCCGGCCCGCTGGTGTCGCTGGCACCGCAACTGTCCGGCCTGGTACGCCCCGGTGGCCTGCTGGCGTTGTCGGGCATCCTCGCCGAACAGGGTGAGGAGGTGGCCGCCGCCTATGCCGCCGACTTCGAGCTGGACCCGATCGTCGTTCGCGATGGCTGGGTACGCATCAGTGGCCGCCGCCGCTAA
- a CDS encoding DUF3426 domain-containing protein: MTDSFVTQCPHCQTSFRVTHHQLSVARGVVRCGNCLQVFNAAKQLLEQNRAASDRGAAPPAEPAPAAPPLPVAPPVAEPPTADENDWAVTAEELDALDLDSELARLERRSPAERQAAIPGSTLHARRDDQGTEEPADELFGTATDDDLAPAPERDTAPVLVEQAPLDLDPITDERTEPTLGTTDLDLDDEPPVRNQALEDDLDTPGMPLSTHDEPLPAKGLSAVDDEVRGERLSAHGDDTLEDHPIERLEPSLQGKPERPNKEPLVDVVDDPLQLAWEKPAPNWGKRLLWGFLTLLAAGLLAFQYVWFHFDEMARQDQYRPWFQQLCPMVGCQVPTRVDISRIKSSNLVVRSHPDFKGALIVDAIIYNRAPFAQPFPLLELRFADLNGQLIASRRFKPSEYLSGELAGRGEMPSQTPIHIALDILDPGPKAVNYSLSFRSPE, encoded by the coding sequence ATGACCGACAGTTTCGTCACCCAGTGCCCGCATTGCCAGACCAGCTTTCGCGTCACCCATCACCAGTTGAGCGTGGCCCGCGGCGTGGTGCGCTGCGGCAATTGCCTGCAGGTGTTCAATGCGGCGAAGCAGCTGCTGGAGCAGAACCGCGCCGCCAGCGACCGGGGCGCCGCACCGCCAGCCGAGCCTGCCCCCGCTGCCCCACCGTTACCCGTGGCACCGCCGGTCGCCGAACCGCCCACAGCGGACGAAAACGACTGGGCGGTGACCGCCGAGGAGCTGGACGCCCTCGACCTGGACTCGGAGCTCGCGCGCCTGGAGCGTCGCAGCCCGGCCGAGCGCCAGGCGGCCATCCCAGGTAGCACGCTGCACGCCCGACGTGACGACCAAGGCACCGAGGAACCAGCAGACGAGCTGTTCGGCACCGCCACCGACGATGACCTAGCCCCGGCACCGGAGCGAGACACCGCCCCAGTGCTGGTGGAACAGGCACCGCTTGACCTGGACCCGATCACCGACGAACGCACCGAACCTACATTGGGCACGACGGATCTCGACCTGGACGACGAACCACCGGTACGCAACCAGGCGCTGGAGGACGACCTCGACACGCCGGGCATGCCCCTCTCCACCCACGACGAGCCGCTACCTGCAAAAGGCTTGTCCGCAGTGGACGATGAAGTGCGTGGCGAGCGCCTGTCGGCCCATGGCGACGACACGCTGGAAGATCACCCCATCGAGCGCCTGGAACCCAGCCTGCAGGGCAAGCCCGAGCGCCCGAACAAGGAACCCTTGGTCGACGTGGTCGACGATCCGCTGCAACTGGCCTGGGAAAAACCCGCACCGAATTGGGGCAAGCGTTTGCTGTGGGGTTTCCTGACCCTGCTGGCCGCCGGCCTGCTGGCGTTCCAGTACGTCTGGTTCCATTTCGACGAGATGGCTCGCCAGGACCAGTACCGCCCCTGGTTCCAGCAGCTATGCCCGATGGTCGGCTGCCAGGTGCCGACCCGTGTCGACATCTCACGCATCAAGAGCAGCAACCTGGTGGTGCGCAGCCACCCGGACTTCAAGGGCGCATTGATCGTCGACGCGATCATCTACAACCGCGCGCCCTTCGCCCAACCCTTCCCCCTGCTGGAGCTGCGCTTCGCCGACCTCAACGGCCAGCTGATCGCCAGCCGGCGCTTCAAGCCCAGTGAGTACCTGTCGGGCGAGCTGGCGGGCCGTGGCGAAATGCCCAGCCAGACGCCGATCCACATCGCCCTGGACATCCTCGACCCAGGGCCGAAGGCGGTGAACTACAGCCTGAGCTTCCGTTCGCCGGAGTAA
- the dusB gene encoding tRNA dihydrouridine synthase DusB produces the protein MSAVRIGPYTLQNNLILAPMAGVTDQPFRTLCKRLGAGMVVSEMVTSDMSLWNSRKSSLRRIHEGDAEPRSVQIAGGDAQMMAAAARANVEAGAQIIDINMGCPAKKVCNKAAGSALLRDEALVNEILHAVVGAVEVPVTLKIRTGWDRANKNGLNVAKIAEQAGIQALAVHGRTRADLYTGEAEYDTIAAIKQAVSIPVFANGDVTSPQKARAVLDATGADGLLIGRAAQGRPWIFREVEHYLRTGEHLPAPALDEVERILLEHLAALHAFYGDVMGVRIARKHVGWYLATRPGGKEFRSRFNALEDTQAQCANVQAFFAERRQSLGTEDEQGVAA, from the coding sequence ATGTCGGCGGTACGCATCGGCCCTTACACACTGCAGAACAACCTGATCCTCGCGCCCATGGCCGGGGTCACGGACCAGCCTTTCCGCACACTTTGCAAACGCCTCGGAGCGGGCATGGTGGTGTCGGAGATGGTCACCAGCGACATGAGCCTGTGGAACAGCCGCAAGTCGAGCCTGCGCCGTATCCATGAGGGCGACGCGGAGCCGCGCTCGGTGCAGATCGCCGGTGGCGACGCACAAATGATGGCGGCGGCGGCCCGGGCGAACGTCGAAGCCGGCGCGCAGATCATCGACATCAACATGGGCTGCCCGGCAAAAAAAGTCTGCAACAAAGCCGCAGGCTCTGCTTTATTGAGAGATGAAGCCTTGGTCAACGAGATTCTCCATGCCGTGGTCGGCGCAGTGGAGGTCCCGGTGACGCTGAAGATCCGCACCGGCTGGGACCGGGCGAACAAGAACGGCCTGAACGTGGCGAAGATCGCCGAACAGGCCGGTATCCAGGCGCTGGCGGTGCATGGCCGCACACGCGCCGACCTGTACACCGGTGAAGCCGAGTACGACACCATCGCCGCGATCAAGCAGGCGGTGTCGATCCCGGTTTTCGCCAACGGCGACGTCACCTCGCCACAAAAGGCCCGGGCGGTGCTGGACGCCACCGGCGCCGACGGCCTGCTGATCGGTCGCGCCGCCCAGGGGCGGCCGTGGATCTTCCGCGAGGTCGAGCATTACCTGCGCACGGGCGAGCACCTGCCTGCACCGGCGCTGGACGAAGTGGAACGCATTCTGCTGGAACACCTGGCCGCGCTGCATGCCTTCTATGGCGATGTGATGGGCGTGCGTATCGCCCGCAAGCACGTTGGCTGGTACCTGGCGACCCGACCCGGCGGCAAGGAGTTCCGCAGCCGGTTCAACGCCTTGGAAGACACACAAGCGCAGTGCGCCAACGTTCAGGCCTTTTTCGCCGAGCGTCGACAGAGCCTTGGGACAGAGGACGAACAAGGGGTGGCCGCATGA
- the fis gene encoding DNA-binding transcriptional regulator Fis, producing MTMMTETLVSGTTPVSDNANLKQHLNTPSEEGQTLRDSVEKALHNYFAHLEGASVTDVYNLVLSEVEAPLLECVMNYVKGNQTKASEMLGLNRGTLRKKLKQYDLL from the coding sequence ATGACGATGATGACCGAGACATTAGTGAGTGGAACAACGCCCGTGAGCGACAACGCCAACCTCAAGCAGCACCTGAACACGCCGAGCGAGGAGGGGCAAACGCTCCGCGACAGCGTCGAGAAGGCGCTGCACAACTACTTCGCCCACCTGGAAGGCGCTAGCGTCACGGACGTGTACAACCTGGTGCTCTCGGAAGTCGAGGCGCCCTTGCTCGAATGCGTGATGAACTACGTCAAGGGCAACCAGACCAAGGCCAGCGAGATGCTCGGGCTCAACCGAGGCACGCTGCGCAAGAAGCTCAAGCAGTACGATCTGTTGTAA
- the purH gene encoding bifunctional phosphoribosylaminoimidazolecarboxamide formyltransferase/IMP cyclohydrolase, producing MTDQTTRLPIRRALISVSDKTGILEFARELQQLGVEILSTGGTYKLLKDNGVNAVEVADYTGFAEMMDGRVKTLHPKIHGGILGRRGTDDAIMNEHGIKPIDLVAVNLYPFEATISKPGCDLPTAIENIDIGGPTMVRSAAKNHKDVAIVVNASDYAGVVDSLKAGGLTYAQRFDLMLKAFEHTAAYDGMIANYMGTIDQAKATLSTEDRSEFPRTFNSQFVKAQEMRYGENPHQSAAFYVEAKKGEASISTAIQLQGKELSFNNVADTDAALECVKSFVKPACVIVKHANPCGVAVVPEDEGGIRKAYDLAYATDTESAFGGIIAFNRELDGETAKAIVERQFVEVIIAPKISQAAREVVAAKQNVRLLECGEWPTERAAGWDFKRVNGGLLVQSRDIGMISADDLKIVTKRAPTEQEIHDLVFAWKVAKFVKSNAIVYAKNRQTIGVGAGQMSRVNSARIAAIKAEHAGLQVQGAVMASDAFFPFRDGIDNAAKVGISAVIQPGGSMRDAEVIAAADEAGIAMVFTGMRHFRH from the coding sequence ATGACCGACCAGACTACCCGCCTGCCGATCCGCCGCGCCCTGATCAGCGTCTCCGACAAGACCGGTATCCTCGAATTCGCCCGTGAGCTGCAGCAGCTCGGTGTCGAGATCCTGTCCACCGGCGGCACCTACAAGCTGCTCAAGGATAACGGCGTGAACGCGGTGGAAGTGGCCGACTACACCGGCTTCGCCGAAATGATGGACGGCCGGGTCAAAACCCTGCATCCGAAGATCCACGGCGGCATCCTCGGCCGTCGCGGCACCGACGACGCCATCATGAACGAGCACGGCATCAAGCCGATCGACCTGGTTGCGGTCAACCTGTATCCGTTCGAAGCCACCATCAGCAAACCGGGCTGCGACCTGCCCACCGCCATCGAGAACATCGACATCGGCGGCCCGACCATGGTCCGTTCGGCGGCGAAGAACCACAAGGACGTCGCCATCGTGGTCAACGCCAGCGACTACGCCGGCGTCGTCGACAGCTTGAAAGCCGGTGGCCTGACTTACGCCCAGCGCTTCGACCTGATGCTCAAGGCCTTCGAGCACACCGCCGCCTACGACGGCATGATCGCCAACTACATGGGCACCATCGACCAGGCTAAAGCGACCCTGTCGACCGAAGACCGCAGCGAGTTCCCGCGCACCTTTAACAGCCAGTTCGTCAAGGCCCAGGAAATGCGCTACGGCGAAAACCCGCACCAGAGCGCGGCGTTCTACGTTGAGGCGAAGAAAGGCGAAGCCAGCATTTCCACCGCCATCCAGCTGCAGGGCAAGGAGCTGTCGTTCAACAACGTGGCCGACACCGACGCCGCGCTGGAGTGCGTGAAGAGCTTCGTCAAGCCGGCCTGCGTCATCGTCAAGCACGCCAACCCCTGCGGCGTCGCGGTCGTCCCTGAAGACGAAGGTGGCATCCGCAAGGCCTACGACCTGGCCTACGCCACCGACACCGAATCGGCCTTCGGCGGCATCATCGCCTTCAACCGCGAACTGGACGGCGAAACCGCGAAAGCCATCGTCGAGCGTCAGTTCGTCGAAGTGATCATCGCCCCGAAAATCTCCCAGGCCGCCCGCGAAGTCGTGGCCGCCAAGCAGAACGTACGCCTGCTGGAATGCGGCGAGTGGCCAACCGAACGTGCCGCCGGTTGGGATTTCAAGCGCGTCAACGGTGGCCTGCTGGTGCAGAGCCGCGATATCGGCATGATCAGCGCCGACGACCTGAAGATCGTCACCAAGCGCGCCCCGACCGAGCAGGAAATCCACGACCTGGTGTTCGCCTGGAAAGTGGCCAAGTTCGTCAAGTCCAACGCCATCGTCTACGCCAAGAACCGCCAGACCATCGGCGTCGGCGCCGGCCAGATGAGCCGCGTCAACTCCGCGCGCATCGCCGCCATCAAGGCCGAGCACGCCGGCCTGCAGGTGCAGGGCGCGGTCATGGCCTCGGACGCGTTCTTCCCGTTCCGCGACGGCATCGACAATGCGGCTAAAGTGGGTATCAGCGCCGTGATCCAGCCGGGTGGTTCGATGCGTGACGCCGAGGTGATTGCCGCTGCCGACGAAGCCGGTATCGCGATGGTCTTCACCGGCATGCGCCACTTCCGCCACTAA
- the purD gene encoding phosphoribosylamine--glycine ligase: MKVLIIGSGGREHALAWKVAQDPRVEKVFVAPGNAGTAIEAKCENVAIDVTALEQLADFAEKNVDLTIVGPEAPLVIGVVDLFRSRGLDCFGPTKGAAQLEGSKAFTKDFLARHKIPTADYQNFTEIEPALAYLREKGAPIVIKADGLAAGKGVIVAMTLQEAEDAVRDMLAGNAFGEAGSRVVIEEFLDGEEASFIVMVDGHNVLPMATSQDHKRVGDKDTGPNTGGMGAYSPAPVVTPDVHQRVMDQVIWPTVRGMAEEGNVYTGFLYAGLMIDKAGNPKVIEFNCRFGDPETQPVMLRLESSLVLLVEAAFAKALDKVEAQWDPRPSLGVVLAAGGYPGDYQKGDVISGLDAAAKLEGKVFHAGTALKDGQVTTAGGRVLCATAMGDTVEAAQQQAYRLAEQVKWNGSFHRTDIGYRAIARERGEHQQ, encoded by the coding sequence ATGAAAGTTTTGATCATCGGCAGCGGCGGCCGCGAGCACGCCCTGGCCTGGAAAGTCGCCCAGGACCCACGCGTCGAGAAAGTCTTCGTCGCCCCGGGCAACGCCGGCACCGCAATTGAAGCCAAGTGCGAGAACGTCGCCATCGACGTCACCGCCCTGGAGCAACTGGCCGACTTCGCCGAAAAGAACGTCGACCTGACCATCGTCGGCCCTGAGGCACCGCTGGTCATCGGCGTGGTCGACCTGTTCCGCAGCCGTGGCCTGGACTGCTTCGGCCCGACCAAGGGCGCGGCGCAGCTGGAAGGCTCGAAAGCCTTCACCAAGGATTTCCTGGCCCGCCACAAGATCCCCACCGCCGACTACCAGAACTTCACCGAGATCGAGCCGGCCTTGGCCTACCTGCGTGAAAAAGGCGCGCCGATCGTGATCAAGGCCGACGGCCTGGCCGCCGGCAAGGGCGTGATCGTCGCCATGACCCTGCAGGAAGCCGAGGACGCGGTGCGCGACATGCTCGCCGGCAACGCTTTCGGTGAAGCCGGTTCGCGCGTGGTCATCGAGGAGTTCCTCGACGGCGAGGAAGCCAGCTTCATCGTCATGGTCGACGGCCACAACGTGCTGCCCATGGCCACCAGCCAGGACCACAAGCGCGTCGGCGACAAGGACACCGGCCCGAACACTGGCGGCATGGGCGCCTACTCCCCTGCCCCGGTGGTGACACCAGACGTGCACCAGCGCGTGATGGACCAGGTGATCTGGCCCACCGTGCGTGGCATGGCCGAGGAAGGCAATGTCTACACCGGCTTCCTCTACGCAGGCCTGATGATCGACAAGGCGGGCAACCCCAAGGTCATCGAGTTCAACTGCCGCTTCGGCGACCCGGAGACGCAACCGGTCATGCTGCGCCTTGAGTCGAGCCTGGTACTGCTGGTGGAAGCCGCGTTCGCCAAGGCCCTGGACAAGGTCGAAGCACAGTGGGACCCACGCCCGAGCCTGGGTGTGGTGCTGGCTGCCGGTGGCTACCCGGGCGACTACCAGAAAGGCGACGTGATCAGCGGCCTGGACGCTGCCGCCAAGCTCGAAGGCAAGGTGTTCCACGCCGGTACCGCACTCAAAGACGGCCAGGTGACCACCGCCGGAGGCCGTGTACTCTGCGCCACCGCCATGGGTGACACCGTCGAGGCCGCCCAGCAGCAGGCCTACCGCCTGGCCGAGCAGGTCAAGTGGAACGGCAGCTTCCACCGCACCGACATCGGCTATCGGGCTATCGCCCGCGAGCGCGGTGAACACCAGCAGTAA